The following are from one region of the Aquirufa lenticrescens genome:
- a CDS encoding ACT domain-containing protein: MKITLLLLFVCFFANAQKPNLTLSLMPDTYAVCRLTPDSKVPDWAYQGSFYSISKTSDELSIVVDQRFAPAGIKKAENWKGFKIEGPLDFSITGILAALSKTLADNKIPLFCVSTFDTDYILVESKYYEQAKKVLAIENTIK; encoded by the coding sequence ATGAAAATAACACTTCTCCTTCTGTTTGTTTGCTTTTTCGCTAATGCCCAAAAGCCTAACCTCACCCTCTCCCTAATGCCGGATACCTATGCGGTTTGCCGTTTAACTCCTGACTCGAAAGTGCCCGACTGGGCTTATCAAGGTTCGTTCTATTCCATCTCGAAAACAAGTGATGAATTATCCATCGTGGTAGATCAACGTTTTGCTCCTGCTGGAATTAAGAAGGCAGAGAATTGGAAGGGCTTTAAGATCGAGGGTCCATTGGACTTTTCGATAACCGGTATATTAGCGGCTTTGTCGAAGACTTTGGCAGATAATAAAATCCCCTTATTCTGTGTGAGTACATTCGATACAGATTATATCCTGGTCGAAAGTAAATACTATGAACAAGCAAAAAAAGTGCTGGCGATAGAAAATACGATTAAATAA